CGCTGAGTTGACGTCAAGCATCCTCGGAATTGGAGACCATAACCGGCATTAAGCCCCTTAATTTTCTAATTTCAAAATAAGTCAGAGTACTGCATCTCTTATGCAATTATTGCAATATCTTCTGACAACATGCACTCCATGAACTGCAAAGAGAGCCTCCATGGTAGCCGTCTCGCCACAGTCATAGCAGCGGCTCGAAGGCTTTTCCGGGTCTCTAAATCTGATAAGCCTCGTTTCAACGGGTTTAACAGTCACTCTATTGGTTCCACAACTGGTCCTGTATTAAGCAAATTCAATGTCGATGTTAGACAACCGCAAAAAAGGTGTGATATTGTGAATGGCGGATAAATTGCGAGAAATGCTCAATGTAGTCTCGTAGACACGTAAAGGCTGAAAATCTTGCCATCAAAGAATAGCTAGGCTCATCCATTGTCTGACGAAAGCAATCTTGTCGAGATATACGGTCAGGAATTGGACTCGCTCAACAATTATCGCAAGTCCATCATGAAGGAGATTGCTTTGCTTGAAGCTAGAAAAGAAGGTTACCTGAGAAGGTATGAGCTCAATGAAATGCTATAGCAACTCAAGAATCAGGAAGACGAAATAAGAACAAGAGTCAGCTGGCAGAAGGAAGCCGCTGAGTGACGGAACCATTTTAGAGGGTTCTTTCAACCATTACCATGCCGCTGTAGCTCAGCCCGGGAGAGCACTCGACCTTTCTCTCTTATTATCGCTAAAGAAGGAAGGAGTGAAGCTGAAGACCGAGCTGTCGTAAGTTCAAATCTTACCGGCGGCATTTTCAAGTAACTAGAAACTCTATTCTCAATGTCCTTATCTTTCTGCCTGATTCGTTTCTGACAAAATGAAACTCAAATCTGCCTGTGACAGAATCGCCTTTCTCAAACGTAACTAATACTACAATGCTGTCTTGCTCCTTATTGTTGTTGACGAAGCGGATGTTTCTATTCATGCCAGCGTTAGCCATTACTGCAACTTTAAAGAAATGCTCGATTGCAGCCTTGCCATGCAAACCGTCTAGTTTGCTAAATGGCTCATAGATGGTGCAATCATTGACAAAGAGATTGACGAGACCTTGAACGTCCTTTTTGGTTATCAGCCTAAAGTACTCATAGACTAGCTCTTCGCTTGTGAATAATACCGTCTGCTTAACCATCGCCAATGTTATGGTACTATTCTATATCAATATCAGGAATGCACTGCATTGCACTAGATGCTTCTACGTTATCAAGCGCTAACAAGAAGAGATGTCATGGAGCAAGACTTTGAAAAACAGACAGAGCCATCGAATGGCATCAAATGTAATGTTGCTAGGGTTGATGTTTGTGGAGAGATCTTTGTTTGTTGTTATCGGCCTAATTGAGTGATAAGGCCATCCAATACTGTGGGGTCGGTCCCGTTCCACATAATCGTAACCCCATTGATCTCTTTGCTTATTGTGTTTACATTATTGACAATGTCTATGTTACTAAACAGAGATGGACTCACCTGTACGGTGACAAGTACCTTGGGATTTTCAGCAGTTGCCACTGGGATTACCGTGTTAGGAACCGACTGAAACAGCGAGTTGTCTACGACTTTCTCAAGTTGTATATCCAGGTTGTTAACTTTTGTAAAATCGACTCCGGCATACTCTTGTAGCAGAATACGCCTTGTAGGGCTTATTGCAGAGCTGTATCCTGCAGCCTTGATTATGCTCATTGCCTGATTTGTAGACGCCGCCGGATTTACAAGCTCTGACGGCGGAGTCGAGCCTGCTCCGTTTGAAAGCTCGTTGTCATAGCCGATATAGTCTAACCTTGTAGTACTGCTTTTAGCGTTAATGATTCCCTGCTGAATCACGGGTATAGAGTTTGCCTCAAGCATGTGCTTCTGCCCGGGGAACAAGCCAAGGGTTGCGAGCGAAAAGCTACTGACGATGTCAGCTGTCGTGAGGTGGTTGTTAATTACTGCCCTGGTGGCTGAATCTGACGAGATTACGACCACGTTGATTAATCGAGATGGCTGCTGAACGACCTTGATGCTTACGACGAAAGAATAGCCAGTGTTTGCACTGTTGTCCGTTGCTCTTGCGCTAAATGTATACGAGCCCAATCCTAGAGTAAAGTTGTTGGGACTCTTCCAGCTGGACCAGTCTCCCGTAGACCGGGGTACAACGGTCTGCCAATCTCCGCCGTTAAAGCTAAGTTGAACCGAACTAACACCGCTCCCGGTACCGTCAGTTGAGGTCCCCGTCACTTGGATGGCAACTGAACCTGGACTTGATGAGGTAGACAAGACAGCAAAATTAGTGCCAGTCGCAGGCGATGTAATGGCAACAACAGGAGGAAAGGTGTCAGATGCAAAAGGGGCCGGAACAGTAGCCAGAAAACTTGGCAAAATTATCATGGAAAGAACGGTCATCGCCACCATTCCAACCAGCGCTGTATGGTAAAGCATGCTATGATTGTCTTTATTTTTTCTGAAATTCTACAGGTGCAAAAGTGTTGTGCTCAGTAATCGTGTTTAATTTGAGAATAATAGGCACTTTCTTGTTGTATTATTGACAAATAATCAGCCTCTAGAGTGAGCATCAAGACCCCTAAATGATTCTGGAAAGACAAGCTTAGCTTGCAGTATCTGCTCCAATAGAGGGCTATGACATGGGCATGCATACAAGGCAGAAGATGCAGGTGTGCAAATGGAGCTAAACAGGCAGCATCTGTACAACATTTTAACAATATCCATTGCAGCGGTATTGTTGGATTTTCAGAAATGAAGCGTTCCTGAGTCTAAAACCTGTAGACTGAATTCCTTTTATACCTCCTCTCACTAACCAGCGCTGTTATGTCGCTTGCAGTAAGCTTATCCAGATTTAGTAAAGCTTTGTGCATCGCTGCTGTTTGTCTACTCTCGCTTGCGCTATTCCCTGTTTCTAATTTCTTACAAACCGCAAGTGCAATGCCTGCTATTTCATGTGGCGACATTCTTACATCTAATACGAAACTAGCCGATGATATTACGTGCACTGACGATCAGGGACTTGCCATCGGTGCTAACAACATCACGCTTGATTGCAATGGTCACGCAGTAAATAATATCACTCCATTTAACTTTGGAACTGGAATCAAGTTATCCGGAATATCAGGCGCCAAGATAAAGAATTGTAGTGTGACAGGTGAGTTCTACGGCTTTAACCTTGCAAATAGCTCAAACAACGTGCTTACCGGAAATACCGTAAATGACAGCACCTTTGGATTCTACATTGGCTATAACTCGAATTACAACAAGCTCATTAACAACAACTCTACGATAAGCAATAGCGAGAATTTCGCCCTTTATTCCAATACGCATAACACTTTAGCCGGAAACTATGCTGGCGATTATTACGGATACGACCTGCAGTTTAATTGCACTCACGAGTCACTTTTTAACAATACTGCAGTAGGCCATCCATTCTCAAACGGCATTGGATACAATATCGGCATCGGTTCTGACAATAATTTACTAAAGGGAAACACTGCAACCCTGTATGATTTCGGCTACTATCTGCTCCAAGCAAACAACAACACCCTTCAGAATAACAATGCAGTGCGTGACATCGACTTTGGATACTACCTTCAGACAAGCTCTAATAACAAGTTCGTTAGCAACGTAGGCTCGAATACCGGACCAGCATTATACTCTGGTTTTGGTGGAACAAGCTATTTTGCTCAGCCCGATTCAATCGCCAATCTCTTTGCAGCCAACCAAGCCAACAATAATACAAACGTCGGATTTTACGATCAATCTTTGGGCAAGGGCAAGAATGGAACTGCAAATAGGTATACA
The Nitrososphaera sp. DNA segment above includes these coding regions:
- a CDS encoding nuclear transport factor 2 family protein codes for the protein MVKQTVLFTSEELVYEYFRLITKKDVQGLVNLFVNDCTIYEPFSKLDGLHGKAAIEHFFKVAVMANAGMNRNIRFVNNNKEQDSIVVLVTFEKGDSVTGRFEFHFVRNESGRKIRTLRIEFLVT
- a CDS encoding right-handed parallel beta-helix repeat-containing protein, producing MPAISCGDILTSNTKLADDITCTDDQGLAIGANNITLDCNGHAVNNITPFNFGTGIKLSGISGAKIKNCSVTGEFYGFNLANSSNNVLTGNTVNDSTFGFYIGYNSNYNKLINNNSTISNSENFALYSNTHNTLAGNYAGDYYGYDLQFNCTHESLFNNTAVGHPFSNGIGYNIGIGSDNNLLKGNTATLYDFGYYLLQANNNTLQNNNAVRDIDFGYYLQTSSNNKFVSNVGSNTGPALYSGFGGTSYFAQPDSIANLFAANQANNNTNVGFYDQSLGKGKNGTANRYTIDMCSGNSNGGSNPGGLCENTGGLAINVKLSNVASGVSSLNMNVTLIDGSLVPLAWQVRNVPSPSNGENVFFSFNNVPPGVTQYFVCAMESPNTSNNSCTIYPLPANNLAKVDYNVP